ttatggggtattgggggggggggactattttaatacattttagagtaagactaatgtgggaaaagtaaaggggtctgaattctttccgaatgcacttgtttttggtcgcaggttcaagGAAGGCAGAAAAATTTCAGCATTTACCTGGtgttaactctgcaaatagcccTGCTGGGTGATTTTGAAAATTCCATTGATCAATAATATAGTACTTTTTATcaaaaatgtttctttaatttacaatcaaaCTTttagaatagaaaggttcagaacctTTCAAActtcacagttgaaaaatatatggcaaatagaattcctttgacctcatggcttggtttttgcgccgatatgcattgtcaactgtgggacctttttatatagacaggtgtgtgtgtgcctttccaaatttatgtccaattaaatttaccacagatgcacctgagctcaatttcgagtctcatagcaaagggtcggcatacttatgtaaataaggtattacagtttcttatttgcaaaaatgtcttaacctgttttctcttcgtcattatggggtattgtgtgtagattgcgggGGGGGGAAAGttatttaatcaactttagaataaggctgtaacgtaacaaaatgtggggaagggatctgaatactttccgaatgcaccataTGActgaaatggcacccaattccctataataatgcactacttttaaccagagccatatggccctggtcaaaagtagtgcactatatagggaatattttGAACACAACCACTGCCTGGATATGAAGATAGTTTGTCCAGGTGGCATGTTGTCTACTTGGTGAATACAGTTGTTACAGTATTTGAAACCCCTTAATTCACACTGATACTAGTACAGCAAGGGCTACGTTAGGCTAACCCAGGCCCCTAGATACGTTTGTTGACCGGTATGGAACTTGCGCTCAGTTGCATTTAAACCTAGCTAGTAATACTGACTTCGACTGAACAGCGAGGTAAGTGGTTGCTGAGTTTTTAAAATTTTCTTCCTGGCACTGACTATGCTGATAACGGCTATTTGGAAAAAGGGTCTACTTGCAATGACTGACTGGTTGTTTTTCCCTACTATAGTCAGTGGGATGCACTGACtggaagtcactctggataagatcaactgctaaatgactcaaatgttatGTTTGTTTTCCTGTGTGGTAACGCTGTTGTATTTGAACCTAGCTAGTAATACTGACTTAGACTGAACAGTGAGTTTCTGTGATTGTGCTCCCCAGTAAGAGGATAATAAACCTGGGTCCAGTCCACCCTGGTCCAGCAAGCCCTGAACCCCAGCCGGCCGGAGCTCGCGTCTCCTGTGGACACTGCAACAACACTTTCCTGGTACGACCCTTCACCTCCCTCAAAGCTAGGCTCTATCTCAATGAGTCATTCCATGATTCCTCACATTCTTTCTCCTTGACTGTTAAGGAGACGGTTCCTCCCCTTTAGACCTTCTTGTCCAATGCATTTTCAGAAGGATGCGAGYAAAAGGAATCTAGGGAAGATGATTTGAGAAAGAGCAACAGTGTACACCAAAGCAGTTATGAATGCCAGGAATTCTTGAATGTTGCGAACATGGATAATACTCTACTGGACTAATGAGTTGACATATtgtataatattttatatttacttGACTTTCTTGTAATGTGTTTCAGTGGACAGAGTTTACTGACAGGACACTCGCCAGGTGCCCACACTGCAGGAAAGTGTGAGTACCTATTGGTTTCTCRGTCCATAGGCTGCTCGGTCAATACAGCCAAGTCCATCTGTGGTTATACCACAATTATGCTCAAGATGAAGTCCTTCAGTGGTGGCTGGCACTTAAAACTGAGGACAGACTCKTAGTAAAGATTGGAATGTAATTAATGGAACTTTTCAAARGTATGCTTTCCATGTGTTTTGATTACATTCCAGCTATTATGAGTTGTCCTTTccacaccagcctccactgatgtccTTCATAGTATATTTTAAATATGTATGTGTCCCCTTGTAGGCAGTTGTCAGCAGTCGGTCAGATTCCCATACCGTTAGTCTTCAGCATAAGCTCCTTACGGTCTTGTGTGCAACATCTCAAGTTGAGCTCAGTGACTCTTACGTAACTTTTATTAGTGTGACTTGCTTCATCAACTAATAATTTAAACCTAAGTAGTTCCATTACCATTAAATGCTTTTGGACAGCCGAAGCAAGTCACACCAATTCTTCTGGGTATATttcatgtaatacatttttttttttaccattttcccTTCTCTTTTGTCATGCSCTTCGACATGCAGCTCCTCTATTGGTCAGAGGTACCCTCGAAGGCGGAGCTTGTGGTGTGTTCTACTATGCTTGCTTTTCAGCATCTCCACTGCTGGGCTGGTGGTGAGTACACTGTCCACTCTACATGACACCTCACAATAAACACACCCCCAAGAACACGATGTTTAAAAAATGCATAATATCGTCATGTTTCACAKCCACTGCCACGCCAAATCACCTAAGCCCTTTTTTAGCTAAGGGAAAACCCTGTATGTGTCTTGGGTCTacgtctctgtgttctctctcctttctctgtctctgtctgtgtgtgttctgtgctgcAGGTGGCTACTTTACATGACACACTGTCAGTTCTATCACAAACACACCACCCMTAGCCTTGTAACATGCTGCGTCTAAGTCTTCTTCCTCTGTGTTTTGTAGGCAGGTACGTGGGTGAAGGCCCAGGCCTACGGGGGTATCTATGCTTCCTGGGCCATGCTGATCCTGCTGGTACTCCTGACCCTGGGTCGGGCTCTATACTGGGCCTGCATGCCTGTTAGTGAGCCCCTACAGAActtcacatagacacacacacacacacacaggtgtagggtgaagttgcccctagatgctgatcttgggtccgTTTTGCAATTTCCCCACTAATGGGTAAGGTCAGGATTGTGGGAAGGGacgctgatcctagatctgtacctagggtgAACTTCACCCTtgagtagggctgggcgatatattgaATTAATTTGATGTTTTGCGCgttattccaaatgcctgtatcgcaagaatctAGTTAGTTTATTTTTATCGTTTTTCTGAGAGTTTGTTGTCTTgttggtctcgtctccttcgcttcttctgtgcaccttcccatttacaccagagatctgtatataatgacaagatgctTATGTCTCCGCTATAACGTTgtgagtcgttgtcccaaaggcgggaaggcagccGATAAGCTTAGGTTAAGAAAACAACATAgcaacgcattgggcttattttggtgagtgaaacctctcgcttcgcctcttcctctctgtttacacacacaccaagcccctccccctgtcaCACAACATCCTGtctgacaagcggtttcaacttGCTATTTGccggtttggtccaacagaatcggtcatatggacaccaaAAAACATTGAAACATTATTTTACTGGAAGAGGAGAAGTTAACCTTTTCAacgataccctttttatgtctcaactcctcaaattacgcacagagcagacactactaaaacgtCTGTTCCCTGAAAAGAAATGTTCCATGTTGCGCGTGGCATTACTGTtctactagctgtctagtctagcttttaaatgtgcaataagcaaaAAACACAATTATATTAACTAGTTCTCTTTATGagataaggtaggccacttgatttccaCATCTGAACYAAGTGGACAGACTAGCATTCTGTTCAAACAATTGGAGACGGACAAGAAGGGCgcgttcataacaattcaactgttttgCCTTGTTGGCGAgcagatccaagttggctaaactcgAAACCATAAAGATTAGTTGGCTACTCGCTAACTAGCACGTGGGCtagtgcttgagagattgtttgagACATGTGTTTCATTTTCtctaatgcctgctacaagaagttgggTCATTATTAGGGAATGTGTATTATActtggttctggttaaatttgtaaacaaaaagggcattttcatagactgACTTGgatgtcagatcagtgatttaATTCAAAAAAGCAggtttaaactattttgataaaataattaagtGATTAGTGGGTCTGACAATTGTTGTAGGCTCATATTTAGCCTAGATTTAATTTTACGAGCCCTGAATTAATCGGATTatttctgactgtttgaaatgtagAGTATTTGACctttttaattgtacaacaaagcttatttagagagaACATAAACAATctaggtgtgtgtatatgtatcgTCCATAAGATGTGATTTTTaagccatatcgcccagccctaccctGGTGCCTTTTATTTAACTGAAGATCAAACCAAGAAGTTCCCCTCCTTCCCTTTAATCTTTTGTCATTGTGTTTCCATACTGGATGATGAATAATATCCTAAACTCCTAAAAGAGCAGTAGCTTGACTTCTATATTACTTATGAATTGATGAATAGTTTGCtttaacatgttcaactactttcCCTTCCCTGTTTTAATCGTTGCTTAGGCCAGTCTCTCTATGGCAGGCGCTGGCAGACACACCAGAGCCTCATATCATGGCATGGCTGAGTGGAACCAAGTCTTAAATGATGACATAGCCCTCGGATAAGACTGCTCCTCCGCAACCCTGAATATATGTTCTGTTTTTGGGGCATTTTACATGAGATTCATTCATTTGTTTTGGATAACCCTTGAAGCGTTGTTGAAAGGCAAATTAAGCTAAATTGAGGCAAGTGTAAGGTGAACACCACCTAAATTACCCTCCTTTTCCCAGACATGGAGCTGGGTTTGAAGGGAGGTTAGGATtgtgtcccaaagggcaccctattccctaaatagtgcaRTACTTGTGACCAGGGCTCAGTCTGGTCGAAGGTtagaagtagtgtactatatagggaaRAGGGTGCCTATTGGTTTGCTTGCTAGGGCATCGTCAGAGTGAGGTCTGTCAGTATGTTGGAGTCGATATTTATGCTGCATAATCTGTCTGGGAGTGTTTGTCTATGATCCAAAGCAGCTTAGAAGCCTTAAAGAAGTTGGAGGAAAAGARTCAACAATTTGActggacacacacatatatacgtACACACTCTCATTCCCCACACATACATACCAAAATTGTGATTGTCACTGTAGTGGTAGGCAGCCAGCGTGAAAAAGCATCTCTCCTCGACTTCAGTTTACACACAAGTGATCTGATCATCTCTTTATTGTGCTCTTGGTTAATATTGTATTCTTATCCATCTAATAGCTTACAAGTGAGGTCAACATGAGCTCTCAGTGGAACTCCTAGAGATGTACTAGAGAGCTTCAAGGTGGTGAAAGRTAGAGAAAAGACTGGCTTTGTGCCAAGTGTGCTGTCTATCCAACTCTATGGTCTTACTACACTAAATGTACCATGATGAGGCCCTGGTGACAGACGCAGGCTGTGGTTGTTGTAGACCCCTTACTCTTCTAgtggtgcactaaatagggagtagggtgccgtTGGGGATTCAGTCAGGGTAAGAGGAAACGGTTGCTGAAGATAATCTATACACACTACCTGCATGTTCAAACACACTTCATCTAACCATATATCCTGTCTGTGGTTTGGATGTGGTCAtttctttttgtcttttttttttttttttttcagcaatGTTCACTTTTTTGTTTAAATTGTACACATTTGTTGTTCGTGTAAGAGTAATTATTGCTAAACCGATATTGCACTTGTTTGCATAACACTACATGATTTGATTCTTGGagaacttttattttttgttttgttaatcaATAGGGTTATTTTTGCAACCCWTGTTACTTTAACGGGAATCTGCAAAGTTGTTATTTGACTTACTAACACATTAAGCCTCTGGACACGGGAACAGATTACCACAgattaccacacacacattcctcattTACATATAGACAATCAAACATTTAAACCACAAATGGCAtcattttaaacacacacacacacacagtgacaaacAGATGGATACACATACAGCTCTTTGAGATGGTTACCCTGCTTGACAGAACTGACGGTAGCAGTAATGGATATTTTAAAATATCTTGTTATTTATTATAATGATCATGTTTTAATCATGatattatgtacaatattgaTCATGTTAATGATGccaataatcaacaacctggcTGATGCTCATATGAGTTTGTTTACACACAATAAAGACATGATGTATGAAAATATCAGAATGTGTTTtaagcttcttttttttgtgttCCTTTTAAAGACAGTTTACTACAYCATAATACAAGACAATAATGAAAACCAAACAGTGGCATTACAGATACTCAGACATATTCACAGGCTGTTTTATAATGGAATTACAGTGTCAGTTACATTCTATTCAAATYAAAAGTTGAYGTTCCATGATGCTTTGATGTGCACCAGTGATCAAYAAGTGTCAAAACATTTTATGACCACGCATGCACACCTAACCTGGCTCCTTTTGGGCTCTTGYGTTTCATTATTTCTGRGACARGAGATGGAAGGATTAGTAACATtgaaaaactttaaaaaataaaaaaaaaagtgctccctggagagagcgagggagagggtagagaagTCAGCAGGAAAAAAGAGGTGCCCacgtgcactactcttgaccagggccctattgggcctgcactatacagggaatatggtgccatttgggaKGTGACCAAGGGAGGAGAAGACAACTGTTCCTCAAGCCTTCTGGCTGTAAGTGGCTTTAGCTTGGAAgttaccatcgagagcatcctgactggttgcatcaccgcctggtatggcaactgctcggcacctgaccgcaaggcaccactgagggtagtgcgtgcggcccagtacatcactggggccaagcttcctgccatccaggacctatataataggcggtgtcaaaggaaagcccccccctctcccctccatttgttttgtacactgctgctactcgctgttgatctatgcatagtcactttacccctacctacatgtacaaattgcctcg
This portion of the Salvelinus sp. IW2-2015 linkage group LG15, ASM291031v2, whole genome shotgun sequence genome encodes:
- the LOC111974344 gene encoding type I phosphatidylinositol 4,5-bisphosphate 4-phosphatase-A encodes the protein MADGERSPLLADLGDGALVGGNGGVSPGSAPYGLPNKPQSFPPFPSPTQPSVLLGEDPPPYSPLTSPESGSAPVISCRVCQSLISVEGKLHQHVVKCGVCNEATVANLFSVYCLHVHLGCISNVHFSVIVLPSKRIINLGPVHPGPASPEPQPAGARVSCGHCNNTFLWTEFTDRTLARCPHCRKVSSIGQRYPRRRSLWCVLLCLLFSISTAGLVAGTWVKAQAYGGIYASWAMLILLVLLTLGRALYWACMPASLSMAGAGRHTRASYHGMAEWNQVLNDDIALG